One window from the genome of Crassostrea angulata isolate pt1a10 chromosome 2, ASM2561291v2, whole genome shotgun sequence encodes:
- the LOC128171348 gene encoding cysteine dioxygenase type 1-like, which produces MEGYNLENLQSDLRIELVNGLTGENVESVKELMSRYKSDPQDWKDMEKWSDIKYTRTLLDKGNGHYNLMILCWNVGQESPIHNHPNSHCFMKTLEGVVHEELYRKPDMTSCQCSCGCKMEKIGDRDYAVNDVALITDKDGVHRVGNRSHVDRAVTLHLYSPPFTTCHKYDDDTSKETEVPMGFDQDFSSRCCSTTCSS; this is translated from the exons ATGGAGGGGTACAATTTAGAAAACCTACAGTCAGACTTGAGGATCGAGCTTGTGAATGGTCTAACAGGAGAGAATGTTGAGTCGGTGAAGGAACTGATGTCTCGTTATAAAAGTGACCCCCAGGACTGGAAGGACATGGAGAAATGGAGCGATATCAA GTACACAAGGACTTTGCTGGACAAAGGTAACGGCCATTATAATCTGATGATTCTGTGCTGGAACGTTGGACAGGAGAGCCCCATACACAACCACCCCAACTCACACTGCTTCATGAAAACACTAGAGGGTGTGGTCCACGAGGAACTCTACAGGAAACCGGATATGACGTCGTGTCAATGTTCATGCGGATGCAAGATGGAGAAGATTGGAGACAGGGACTATGCAGTAAATGACGTGGCCTTAATAACTG ACAAAGATGGCGTGCACAGAGTTGGAAACAGAAGTCACGTGGACAGAGCCGTGACGCTACATCTCTACTCGCCGCCATTTACCACGTGTCACAAGTATGACGACGACACGAGCAAAGAGACGGAGGTCCCCATGGGATTTGATCAGGACTTCAGTAGTCGGTGTTGTAGCACCACATGCTCCAgttaa
- the LOC128171350 gene encoding uncharacterized protein LOC128171350 gives MFSINNVKIFYRNEGNTGWKQYRFRQFYLDVSTLRATETTAVQRTRCYTDNTTAPYLPSTTIDIPCKETARYIIVETTYDAPEDDPITGAVLEICEIEVYGCEVGQYGDYCKCCEGCQECDIENGKCAKQPELSIQSHEQPCDQSILYGVISALCFSLIFNIIFVIWTFKNKVCGGKGQEKDVQTSGQTSTKAPSTDPVLYKIGEDNEGYQELRVT, from the exons ATGTTTAGCATCAACAATGTGAAAATCTTTTATAGAAATGAGG GAAATACCGGTTGGAAACAGTACCGGTTCAGACAGTTTTATTTAGACGTCTCCACTCTACGTGCAACTGAGACAACAGCCGTACAGAGAACACGCTGTTACACGGACAATACAACCGCCCCCTACCTACCATCCACAACCATTGACATTCCATGTAAAGAGACGGCGCGATACATCATAGTGGAAACGACATATGACGCGCCTGAAGATGACCCAATTACAGGAGCTGTTCTAGAAATCTGTGAAATAGAAGTTTATG gTTGCGAAGTTGGTCAATATGGCGATTATTGCAAATGTTGTGAAGGGTGTCAAGAGTGTGACATTGAAAACGGCAAGTGCG CCAAACAACCAGAGCTTTCAATCCAATCCCACGAACAGCCATGTGATCAATCCATTCTATATGGCGTTATATCGGCTCTCTGCTTTAGCCtcatttttaacatcatttttGTCATTTG gacttttaaaaataaagtgtgCGGAGGCAAGGGACAAGAGAAAGACGTACAAACTTCTGGTCAGACATCAACTAAAGCCCCGTCAACAGACCCTGTATTATATAAGATAGGAGAGGACAACGAAGGTTACCAGGAACTTAGAGTTACTTGA